In Salvelinus namaycush isolate Seneca chromosome 17, SaNama_1.0, whole genome shotgun sequence, one genomic interval encodes:
- the LOC120062021 gene encoding transcription factor Sox-3: protein MYNMMETEIKSPLPQSNSGSAAGNKNNSANDQDRVKRPMNAFMVWSRGQRRKMAQENPKMHNSEISKRLGADWKLLTDAEKRPFIDEAKRLRAMHMKEHPDYKYRPRRKTKTLLKKDKYSLPGGLLAPGANAVNNGVSVGQRMDSYAHMNGWTNSAYSLMQDQLAYPQHHSINSPQIQQMHRYEMAGLQYPMMSSAQTYMNAASTYSMSPAYTQQTSSAMGLGSMASVCKTEPSSPPPAITSHSQRACLGDLRDMISMYLPPGGDSADHASLQTSRLHSVHPHYQTAGTGVNGTLPLTHI from the coding sequence ATGTATAACATGATGGAAACCGAGATCAAGAGCCCACTCCCGCAGTCCAATTCGGGCTCAGCAGCGGGCAACAAGAATAACAGTGCCAACGACCAGGACCGGGTGAAGCGGCCTATGAATGCTTTCATGGTGTGGTCCCGTGGACAGCGGAGAAAGATGGCACAAGAGAACCCTAAAATGCACAACTCTGAGATTAGCAAGCGACTCGGTGCAGACTGGAAACTTTTGACCGACGCGGAGAAGAGACCCTTCATCGACGAGGCCAAGCGTCTGCGCGCCATGCACATGAAGGAGCATCCGGATTACAAATACCGTCCCCGCAGGAAGACCAAGACCCTGCTCAAGAAAGACAAGTATTCTTTGCCTGGAGGACTTCTGGCGCCAGGTGCCAACGCTGTCAACAACGGCGTCTCGGTGGGACAGCGGATGGACAGTTATGCTCACATGAATGGCTGGACAAACAGTGCGTACTCCCTCATGCAGGACCAGTTGGCCTACCCTCAGCATCACAGCATCAACAGCCCACAGATTCAGCAGATGCACCGGTATGAGATGGCAGGGCTCCAGTACCCCATGATGTCCTCGGCGCAGACCTACATGAACGCAGCATCCACGTACAGCATGTCCCCCGCATACACGCAGCAAACCTCCAGCGCCATGGGCTTGGGTTCCATGGCCTCCGTGTGCAAGACCGAGCCGAGCTCACCACCTCCGGCGATTACTTCTCACTCCCAGAGAGCGTGTTTGGGGGACCTGAGGGATATGATCAGCATGTACCTGCCTCCCGGTGGCGACAGCGCGGATCACGCGTCCCTGCAGACCAGTCGGTTACACAGTGTACATCCGCACTATCAGACCGCGGGGACTGGCGTGAACGGAACGCTACCCCTAACCCACATTTGA